Proteins from a genomic interval of Bradyrhizobium sp. CCGB01:
- a CDS encoding hydantoinase/oxoprolinase family protein — translation MLEGAEVRLAVDIGGTFTDIVLDVGEVRKTRKVLTTPQRPEQAVLDGMRLILTDARAHISDIDVFIHGTTLATNAIIERRGARTALIATDGFRDVLDIGTESRYDQYDLSIDKPKPLTPRSLRFTVPERIDAHGAVRLPLDEAAVRALAPKLRELKVESVAIAFLHSYANPEHERRAAAILGEEMPGISVTVSSAVCPEIREYERTSTAVANAYVQPLIDGYLARMADALQVEQFRGAIYLVTSGGGVTSIETARRFPVRLVESGPAGGAIFSAQIAARLGESKVLSFDMGGTTAKICLIEKYQPETSRVFEVDRAARFLKGSGLPVRIPVIEMVEIGAGGGSIAHVDAMKRVTVGPESASSEPGPACYGRGGQRPAVTDADVALGMIDPDAFAGGTIKLSPELSKEALLRAVGEPLGLSAETAAYAVHEVVCENMASAARVHAVERGEIVGQHTLIAFGGAAPLHAARVAEKIGVSRVIVPSNAGVGSAVGFLAAPIAYELVRSRHVRLDDFDTEAVSDLLQEMVTEARALVEPGAAGAPVRERRAAFMRYVGQGHEITVELPNRRLTSADLAGLRQKFEADYSAMFERPIPGAAIEVLSWSVLATTEARNPSTVAAVTRKPAGKAVGSRKFFDGRAGEVIEIPLYRREDMAPGATIAGPAVIAEDETSTFISTSFDAHIDGAGSIVMERKAA, via the coding sequence ATGCTTGAGGGAGCCGAAGTGCGGCTTGCCGTTGATATTGGTGGCACGTTCACCGACATCGTGCTGGACGTGGGCGAGGTGCGCAAAACCCGCAAGGTGCTGACGACGCCGCAGCGCCCCGAACAGGCGGTGCTGGACGGCATGCGGCTCATTCTCACCGACGCCCGCGCGCATATCAGCGACATCGACGTCTTCATTCACGGCACGACGCTCGCGACCAATGCGATCATCGAGCGGCGCGGCGCCAGGACAGCGCTGATCGCGACCGACGGCTTTCGCGACGTGCTCGATATCGGCACCGAGAGCCGCTATGATCAATATGATCTCAGCATCGACAAGCCGAAGCCGCTGACACCGCGCAGCCTGCGCTTTACCGTGCCCGAGCGCATCGATGCGCACGGCGCCGTCCGCCTCCCGCTGGACGAAGCTGCTGTCCGTGCACTCGCGCCAAAATTGCGTGAGCTGAAGGTCGAGAGCGTGGCGATCGCCTTCCTGCACTCTTACGCCAATCCCGAGCATGAGCGGCGCGCCGCCGCGATCCTCGGTGAGGAAATGCCCGGCATCTCCGTGACGGTGTCGTCTGCGGTGTGTCCGGAGATCCGCGAATATGAGCGCACGTCCACCGCGGTCGCCAACGCCTATGTGCAACCCCTGATCGACGGTTACCTCGCCCGCATGGCGGATGCCCTGCAGGTCGAGCAGTTCCGCGGCGCCATCTATCTCGTCACCTCCGGCGGCGGCGTCACCTCGATCGAGACTGCGCGGCGCTTTCCGGTGCGGCTCGTCGAGTCCGGTCCGGCCGGCGGCGCGATCTTCTCGGCGCAGATCGCAGCGCGGCTCGGCGAGAGCAAGGTGCTGTCCTTCGACATGGGCGGCACCACCGCAAAGATCTGCCTGATCGAAAAATACCAGCCCGAGACTTCGCGCGTGTTCGAGGTCGATCGTGCTGCGCGCTTCCTCAAGGGCTCCGGCCTGCCGGTGCGTATTCCCGTGATCGAGATGGTCGAGATCGGCGCCGGTGGCGGCTCGATCGCGCATGTCGATGCGATGAAGCGCGTCACCGTCGGTCCGGAGAGTGCCTCGTCGGAGCCGGGACCTGCCTGCTATGGCCGTGGCGGCCAGCGTCCCGCCGTGACGGATGCCGACGTTGCGCTCGGCATGATCGATCCCGACGCCTTTGCCGGCGGCACGATCAAGCTCAGCCCGGAGCTTTCGAAGGAGGCGCTGCTGCGCGCCGTCGGCGAGCCGCTGGGGCTGTCGGCGGAAACCGCGGCCTATGCGGTGCACGAGGTCGTCTGCGAGAACATGGCGAGTGCGGCACGCGTGCACGCGGTCGAGCGCGGTGAAATCGTCGGCCAGCACACGCTGATCGCCTTCGGCGGCGCCGCGCCGCTACATGCGGCGCGCGTCGCCGAGAAGATCGGCGTCTCCCGGGTGATCGTACCGTCGAATGCCGGCGTCGGCTCGGCGGTCGGATTCCTCGCTGCTCCCATTGCCTATGAGCTGGTGCGCAGCCGTCACGTCCGGCTCGACGATTTCGACACCGAAGCGGTCTCCGACCTCTTGCAGGAAATGGTGACTGAAGCCCGCGCGCTGGTCGAGCCGGGCGCGGCCGGTGCGCCGGTGCGCGAGCGCCGCGCCGCCTTCATGCGCTATGTCGGACAGGGCCACGAGATCACGGTCGAATTGCCGAACCGGCGGCTGACGTCGGCCGATCTCGCCGGCCTGCGCCAGAAGTTCGAGGCCGACTATTCGGCGATGTTCGAGCGGCCGATCCCGGGCGCCGCGATCGAGGTGTTGAGCTGGTCGGTGCTTGCGACCACCGAGGCGCGCAATCCGTCCACGGTCGCGGCCGTGACGCGCAAGCCTGCCGGCAAGGCCGTCGGCAGCAGAAAGTTCTTCGACGGCCGGGCGGGCGAGGTGATCGAGATCCCGCTTTATCGCCGCGAGGACATGGCGCCCGGCGCGACCATTGCCGGTCCCGCCGTGATCGCCGAGGACGAAACCTCCAC